The following proteins are co-located in the Gordonia polyisoprenivorans genome:
- a CDS encoding ABC transporter substrate-binding protein, producing MKIPKKVVLGLTAMLASAMVLTACGGGSSEESGLVLVTAAQPQSFSYETSATGYESAEFFMNTGATLIRNPYVAGDNGMAAHQQLFEFEPELAKSYDVSADKKVYTFHLNTAAKSVAGSALDADDVIFSLQRKFKVDTSIIPFISKPVLTDPDTQVRKIDDATVEISIADPGFGFTLLSLLANTPYTIYDAKVLKSHATAADPYGVEWSKTNAGFGFGAYKLTDYTPGQQMVYEANPGFALGAPKVKRIVQRVVADPGQRSNLVKSGGASIATQLRPADQVALQQANAAQVFTVPTNAYVYIPLLTTKAPFDNPAVRRAFASAVPYESIMKNVYHGRLGPLTSILNGTLPGYNASGLQPNSTDPQRSLQLLRDAGISTPVKFALTVNNAVPDLEETAVQIQTAAASAGFEVTINEVNSAVFQEGLANKTFQASMGRDYAVVQSPPYVLSLFYTPGSPINWPDFDYAPLNDAIAAGNAAGDPLSTAAWTQWNNATRILADQMPTVYVGYVQPLNAFANNLKGYVFRTDNVIDYSELEQ from the coding sequence ATGAAGATTCCCAAGAAGGTGGTACTCGGCCTGACCGCCATGCTCGCCTCGGCGATGGTGCTCACCGCATGCGGCGGTGGGTCCTCGGAGGAGAGCGGCCTGGTCCTGGTGACGGCCGCTCAGCCGCAGAGCTTCAGCTACGAGACCAGTGCCACCGGGTATGAGTCGGCGGAGTTCTTCATGAACACCGGTGCCACGCTGATCCGCAACCCCTACGTCGCCGGCGACAACGGGATGGCCGCCCACCAGCAGCTGTTCGAATTCGAGCCGGAGCTGGCCAAGAGCTACGACGTCAGCGCCGACAAGAAGGTCTACACCTTCCATCTCAACACCGCGGCAAAGAGCGTGGCGGGCAGTGCCCTCGACGCCGACGACGTCATCTTCTCCTTGCAGCGCAAGTTCAAGGTCGACACCAGCATCATCCCGTTCATCAGCAAACCCGTCCTCACCGACCCCGACACCCAGGTCCGCAAGATCGACGACGCCACTGTCGAGATCTCGATCGCCGACCCCGGTTTCGGTTTCACGCTGCTCTCGCTCCTCGCGAACACGCCGTACACCATCTACGACGCCAAGGTCCTCAAGTCCCACGCCACCGCCGCCGACCCGTACGGCGTCGAATGGTCGAAGACCAACGCCGGCTTCGGGTTCGGTGCCTACAAGCTCACCGACTACACCCCCGGCCAGCAGATGGTCTATGAAGCCAATCCGGGATTCGCGCTCGGCGCACCCAAGGTCAAGCGCATCGTGCAACGCGTCGTCGCCGACCCCGGCCAGCGCAGCAACCTCGTCAAGAGCGGCGGCGCGTCCATCGCGACGCAGCTGCGGCCGGCCGATCAGGTCGCGCTCCAGCAGGCCAACGCCGCGCAGGTGTTCACCGTGCCCACCAACGCCTACGTCTATATCCCGCTGCTGACCACCAAGGCGCCGTTCGACAATCCGGCGGTGCGGCGGGCGTTCGCCTCGGCGGTGCCGTACGAGTCGATCATGAAGAACGTCTATCACGGTCGCCTGGGCCCGCTGACGTCGATCCTCAACGGCACGCTGCCCGGCTACAACGCGTCCGGATTGCAGCCCAACAGCACCGACCCGCAACGGTCCCTGCAACTGTTGCGGGACGCGGGAATCAGCACACCGGTCAAGTTCGCACTGACCGTCAACAACGCCGTGCCCGACCTGGAGGAGACCGCGGTCCAGATTCAAACCGCAGCCGCCAGTGCAGGATTCGAGGTCACCATCAACGAGGTCAACTCCGCGGTGTTCCAGGAGGGCTTGGCCAACAAGACCTTCCAGGCGTCCATGGGCCGTGACTACGCCGTCGTCCAGTCGCCGCCGTATGTGCTGTCGCTGTTCTACACCCCCGGATCGCCCATCAACTGGCCCGACTTCGACTACGCACCGCTCAACGACGCCATCGCCGCCGGCAACGCCGCCGGGGATCCGCTCTCGACGGCGGCGTGGACCCAATGGAACAACGCCACCCGCATCCTCGCCGACCAGATGCCGACGGTCTACGTCGGATACGTCCAGCCGCTGAACGCATTCGCCAACAACCTCAAGGGCTATGTGTTCCGCACCGACAACGTCATCGACTACTCGGAGCTCGAACAATGA
- a CDS encoding NtaA/DmoA family FMN-dependent monooxygenase (This protein belongs to a clade of FMN-dependent monooxygenases, within a broader family of flavin-dependent oxidoreductases, the luciferase-like monooxygenase (LMM) family, some of whose members use coenzyme F420 rather than FMN.): MFHLGWFLGDGFGIHAWSPANGDGPWIGSNATDWMRPDIYIDMARSLERAGFDYILIEDTSMVEDSYKQSAETSLRRGFMAPKNDPMPLVPLMTQATRHIGIIPTVSTIQYPPYLAARAFTTLDHLTEGRVGMNVVTSVTDRVAQNFGYERHLEHDERYDMAMEWIDVVKQLQESWEPDAVIADPYGGVYADHTKVTPIEFVGKYFKCRGPLNTIPGPQRTTPVCSAGSSPAGRALAAAYDDTQIAIVRDAEAARKYREDMRSRVTALGRNPDDVKFLFIATPTIAASDAEAQEQYAAYQAARASDKAIEYNLWNMSYTSGGRIDFGGIDPDTKIRDIDLSKQNGEYTSIKELFEGHEDETLREVVAKSHQVKDMGLIGSPGTVAAKMGEIMEEAGGDGFLFYLPTTRHNFALVADGLAPELRRRGLIREEYTGSTLKENLRAF; encoded by the coding sequence ATGTTTCATCTCGGATGGTTCCTCGGAGACGGATTCGGAATCCACGCATGGAGTCCCGCCAACGGCGACGGCCCGTGGATCGGCTCCAACGCGACCGACTGGATGCGCCCCGACATCTACATCGACATGGCACGCAGCCTCGAACGCGCCGGCTTCGACTACATCCTCATCGAGGACACGTCCATGGTCGAGGACTCCTACAAGCAGTCCGCGGAGACCTCACTGCGCCGCGGGTTCATGGCGCCGAAGAACGACCCGATGCCGTTGGTGCCGTTGATGACCCAGGCCACCCGGCACATCGGGATCATTCCCACCGTGTCGACGATCCAGTACCCGCCGTACCTCGCGGCCCGTGCCTTCACCACCCTCGATCACCTCACCGAGGGCCGCGTCGGCATGAACGTGGTGACCAGCGTGACCGATCGGGTCGCCCAGAACTTCGGATACGAGCGGCATCTCGAGCACGACGAGCGCTACGACATGGCGATGGAGTGGATCGACGTCGTCAAGCAGCTGCAGGAATCGTGGGAGCCCGACGCGGTCATCGCCGACCCGTACGGCGGCGTCTACGCCGATCACACCAAGGTCACGCCGATCGAGTTCGTGGGCAAGTACTTCAAGTGCCGTGGACCGCTGAACACCATTCCCGGCCCGCAGCGCACCACCCCGGTGTGCTCGGCCGGTAGCTCACCCGCCGGCCGCGCGTTGGCCGCAGCCTACGACGACACCCAGATCGCGATCGTCCGTGACGCCGAGGCCGCACGAAAGTATCGAGAGGACATGCGGTCTCGGGTGACGGCACTGGGTCGCAACCCCGACGACGTCAAGTTCTTGTTCATCGCCACACCCACCATCGCCGCCTCTGACGCCGAAGCGCAGGAACAGTATGCGGCGTATCAGGCGGCCCGGGCGTCGGACAAGGCGATCGAATACAACCTGTGGAACATGTCCTACACGTCCGGTGGGCGTATCGATTTCGGTGGGATCGATCCCGACACCAAGATTCGCGACATCGATCTGTCGAAGCAGAACGGGGAGTACACCTCCATCAAGGAACTCTTCGAGGGTCACGAGGACGAGACGCTGCGTGAGGTGGTCGCCAAGAGCCACCAGGTCAAGGACATGGGACTGATCGGCTCTCCGGGGACGGTCGCGGCGAAGATGGGCGAGATCATGGAAGAGGCCGGCGGCGACGGATTCCTGTTCTACCTGCCGACCACCCGCCACAACTTCGCGTTGGTCGCCGACGGTCTCGCACCCGAGCTGCGGCGCCGCGGACTGATCCGGGAGGAATACACCGGCTCCACGCTCAAGGAGAATCTGCGCGCGTTCTGA
- a CDS encoding ABC transporter ATP-binding protein, with amino-acid sequence MSTTIELVGVTKRYGGVSALDGVDARFASGVATGIVGESGSGKSTLGRMIVGLSEPSAGQVLVDGNDLADLLKWRTRRTEYLQTVQLVAQDTTTTFDPRHRVRHAVRRPAELLGGMDRRAADTAVEEIVDELGIDAELLDRYPDQLSGGQRQRLSIARALVVRPEILVCDEAVSALDISAQAVVLNLLKGYVRTHSLGLVFISHGLPATGFLTEQLLVMNAGTIVESGSTATVLNHPQHPYTQQLVESYRRIDMSAA; translated from the coding sequence ATGAGCACCACCATCGAACTGGTGGGCGTCACCAAACGCTACGGCGGGGTGAGCGCACTCGACGGTGTCGACGCACGGTTCGCCTCCGGTGTCGCCACCGGGATCGTCGGCGAAAGTGGCTCGGGCAAATCCACATTGGGCCGGATGATCGTCGGCCTGTCCGAGCCGAGTGCCGGTCAGGTGCTCGTCGACGGCAACGATCTCGCCGATCTGTTGAAGTGGCGGACGCGACGCACGGAGTATCTGCAGACCGTTCAGCTCGTCGCGCAGGACACCACCACAACGTTCGATCCGCGCCACCGCGTGCGCCACGCAGTCCGGCGGCCCGCCGAATTGCTCGGTGGGATGGACCGACGGGCCGCCGACACCGCGGTGGAGGAGATCGTCGACGAACTCGGCATCGACGCCGAACTCCTGGATCGCTACCCCGATCAGCTCTCCGGTGGTCAGCGCCAACGACTGTCGATCGCGCGGGCACTGGTGGTGCGCCCGGAGATCCTGGTGTGCGACGAGGCCGTCAGTGCACTCGACATCTCCGCGCAGGCGGTGGTGCTGAACCTCCTCAAAGGCTACGTGCGCACCCATTCCCTCGGTCTGGTGTTCATCTCCCACGGCCTGCCGGCGACCGGTTTCCTCACCGAGCAGCTGCTCGTGATGAACGCCGGGACGATCGTCGAATCCGGTTCGACCGCCACGGTTCTGAATCATCCGCAGCACCCGTACACCCAACAACTCGTCGAGTCCTACCGGCGGATCGACATGAGCGCCGCATGA
- a CDS encoding APC family permease, whose product MSDTVDSSPTSTTPTDASAVQRLKPNAVGLVGVLFMAVATAAPITAMVGNVPISVGFGNGAYAPAGYMVATIVLTLFAVGYAAMSRHITATGAFYGYISHGLGRIVGLGAGFLTALAYMVFEASLVGIFSFFGEDLLNTFFGVHIPWILLALAMLAVNAILSYFDINLAAKVLGILLITEIAMLTLLAVSVLATGGGPQGWSWGSLNPLNGFHSLSGIVTGAGGSPIAVAGSAGVGLFFAFWSWVGFESSAMYGEESKDPKKIIPIAVLSSVIGIGVFYVLVSWLAIVGTGPDNAVALAQDSNTAGEIFFLPVREHLGVWAVDMFHILLMTGSFACGLAFHNCAARYIYAIGREDVIPGMRKTLGAAHPVHGSPHIAGFLQTGVATVIVVFFAVTGRDPYTGLYGLMALLGTTAIMIVQALAAFAVISYFHVQKQHPETANWFRTLVAPLLGGLGMLYVIYLLAKNASFAAGTASTDWVFHAIPYIVGVVGIGGIALAVILRVRSPRRYSQLGRVVLQEAHER is encoded by the coding sequence ATGAGCGACACCGTCGATTCCTCACCCACCTCTACGACACCCACCGACGCGAGCGCCGTCCAGCGACTCAAACCCAACGCCGTCGGGCTCGTCGGCGTACTGTTCATGGCGGTCGCCACCGCTGCACCAATCACCGCCATGGTCGGCAACGTGCCGATCTCGGTCGGATTCGGCAACGGCGCCTATGCGCCGGCCGGATACATGGTCGCCACCATCGTGTTGACCCTGTTTGCGGTCGGCTATGCGGCGATGTCACGTCACATCACCGCCACCGGCGCGTTCTACGGCTACATCTCGCACGGGCTCGGAAGAATCGTCGGACTGGGAGCGGGATTCCTGACGGCGTTGGCGTACATGGTGTTCGAGGCATCGTTGGTGGGCATCTTCTCGTTCTTCGGGGAGGATCTGCTCAACACGTTCTTCGGTGTGCACATCCCGTGGATCCTCCTGGCGTTGGCGATGCTCGCCGTGAACGCCATCCTCAGCTACTTCGACATCAACCTGGCCGCCAAGGTGCTGGGCATCCTACTGATCACCGAGATCGCCATGCTGACGCTTCTCGCGGTGTCGGTCCTCGCCACCGGCGGCGGACCACAAGGCTGGTCATGGGGATCGCTCAACCCACTCAACGGCTTTCACAGCCTGAGCGGCATAGTCACCGGCGCCGGCGGATCACCGATCGCCGTGGCCGGATCGGCCGGCGTCGGACTGTTCTTCGCGTTCTGGTCATGGGTGGGCTTCGAGTCGAGCGCGATGTACGGCGAGGAGTCCAAGGACCCGAAGAAGATCATTCCGATCGCGGTGCTCAGTTCGGTGATCGGCATCGGCGTGTTCTACGTGCTGGTGTCCTGGTTGGCGATCGTCGGCACCGGACCCGACAATGCCGTAGCCCTGGCTCAGGATTCGAACACGGCCGGCGAGATATTCTTCCTACCGGTGCGTGAGCACCTCGGAGTGTGGGCCGTCGACATGTTCCACATCCTGCTGATGACCGGATCGTTCGCGTGCGGCTTGGCTTTTCACAACTGCGCGGCCCGCTACATCTACGCGATCGGCCGTGAGGACGTCATCCCCGGCATGCGCAAGACGTTGGGCGCGGCGCACCCGGTGCACGGCTCACCGCACATCGCCGGATTCCTCCAGACCGGAGTCGCGACCGTGATCGTGGTGTTCTTCGCCGTCACCGGCCGCGACCCCTACACCGGGCTGTACGGTTTGATGGCGTTGCTCGGGACGACTGCCATCATGATCGTCCAGGCACTCGCAGCATTCGCAGTCATCTCGTATTTCCATGTGCAGAAACAGCATCCGGAGACCGCCAACTGGTTCCGAACACTGGTCGCCCCACTGCTGGGCGGGCTGGGCATGCTGTACGTGATCTATCTACTCGCGAAGAACGCGTCGTTCGCCGCCGGTACCGCGTCGACCGACTGGGTGTTCCATGCGATCCCGTACATCGTCGGCGTCGTGGGTATCGGCGGGATAGCGCTGGCGGTGATCCTACGGGTCCGCTCCCCGCGCCGATACTCCCAACTCGGGCGGGTCGTCCTGCAAGAAGCCCACGAACGCTGA
- a CDS encoding ABC transporter ATP-binding protein produces the protein MTLDHAPRLAADTPHTDSGTTYIAEARPDMPVLEVADLTVAYHGAVKVEPTSFTVRRGERLAIVGESGSGKSSIANAIGGFISPEAGTVSATTLTCMGRSLLDAPAKRIPVRREGISMIFQDAMSSLDPVWSVGSQLLAVLPSARHGSRRARRGIAEERLRQVGITDPRRVMGALPEQLSGGMRQRVMMAIALAGEPELLIADEPTSALDVTLAITVMELLTGLAADEGAALVFISHDLPLSRRYCDRMLVMRAGRIVEHLDPDHVTDATDPYTRGLFACMPTLQSCDRDRLPTVDDLIRAEMVA, from the coding sequence ATGACACTCGATCACGCACCCCGCCTGGCCGCCGACACGCCGCACACCGACTCCGGCACAACGTATATCGCCGAAGCCCGACCCGACATGCCGGTTCTCGAGGTCGCCGACCTCACCGTCGCCTACCACGGTGCGGTCAAGGTGGAGCCGACCAGCTTCACCGTCCGGCGCGGTGAACGCCTCGCGATCGTCGGCGAGTCGGGATCGGGAAAGTCCAGCATCGCCAACGCGATCGGCGGATTCATCAGCCCAGAGGCCGGCACCGTCAGCGCAACCACACTGACCTGCATGGGCCGTTCGCTGCTCGACGCGCCCGCCAAGCGCATTCCGGTACGCCGGGAGGGGATCTCGATGATCTTCCAGGACGCGATGAGCAGCCTCGACCCGGTGTGGAGTGTGGGTAGCCAGCTCCTGGCCGTACTGCCGTCGGCGAGGCACGGGTCGCGGCGAGCGCGGCGCGGCATCGCCGAGGAGCGGCTGCGGCAGGTCGGGATCACTGATCCGAGGCGCGTCATGGGCGCTCTGCCCGAACAACTCTCGGGCGGCATGCGCCAGCGGGTGATGATGGCAATCGCCCTGGCCGGTGAGCCGGAACTGCTCATCGCCGACGAGCCGACCAGTGCGCTCGACGTCACCCTGGCGATCACCGTGATGGAGTTGCTGACCGGTCTGGCCGCCGACGAAGGAGCCGCGCTGGTCTTCATCTCCCACGATCTGCCGCTGTCCCGCAGGTACTGCGACCGGATGCTGGTGATGCGCGCCGGGCGGATCGTCGAACACCTCGATCCCGATCACGTCACCGACGCCACCGACCCGTACACCCGCGGGCTGTTCGCGTGCATGCCGACGCTTCAGTCGTGCGACCGCGACCGGCTGCCCACCGTGGACGACCTCATCCGAGCGGAGATGGTCGCATGA
- a CDS encoding ABC transporter permease, whose translation MTAETTIVITETHENAPSRDVSGAVIARLRSNLWIARAAGTAIVNFLIFVVLAFFLVKMIPGDPLVSASGGQLSGAALEAARDSYGLNDSWISQFGTYLHGLATFDLGSSIATGRPVADDMATRVPATIELVGSGLFFGALVSLVLSYFVVTRPKNLIAGAVRGYARAAGAVPEYVIGIAFLFIFFATLHWVPAPSGRLDPLLMPPPQVTGFPILDALIAGDMPAASSYVAHLFLPVVVMVVAHSAILVKTLILSLDKEIDSPATRFRIASGAPRRTVLLSIYRRALPTAVAMLGMVFGLLLGGAVVLESLFGLGGLGQYAVDAVKASDVYALRSFLVVTAGLCLAAYFLTDIATGLLDPRRRSARNQEI comes from the coding sequence GTGACCGCCGAAACCACCATCGTCATCACTGAGACGCACGAGAATGCGCCGTCGCGCGACGTCTCCGGGGCAGTGATCGCACGCCTGCGCTCCAACCTGTGGATCGCACGTGCGGCGGGCACGGCGATCGTCAACTTCCTCATCTTCGTCGTCCTCGCGTTCTTTCTCGTCAAGATGATCCCGGGCGATCCGCTCGTGTCCGCCTCGGGTGGTCAGCTGTCCGGGGCGGCACTGGAGGCCGCACGAGACAGCTACGGCCTCAACGATTCCTGGATCTCGCAGTTCGGGACCTACCTGCACGGACTCGCCACCTTCGATCTCGGAAGCTCGATCGCCACCGGCCGGCCGGTCGCCGACGACATGGCCACCCGCGTACCGGCGACCATCGAACTCGTCGGATCAGGCTTGTTCTTCGGCGCGCTGGTGAGCCTTGTACTCTCGTATTTCGTTGTCACACGGCCCAAGAACCTCATCGCCGGCGCCGTGCGGGGCTACGCCCGAGCTGCCGGAGCCGTCCCCGAGTACGTCATCGGCATCGCATTCCTGTTCATCTTCTTCGCGACGCTGCACTGGGTGCCTGCGCCGTCGGGACGGCTCGACCCGCTGTTGATGCCACCGCCGCAGGTCACCGGCTTCCCGATCCTCGACGCACTCATCGCCGGTGACATGCCGGCCGCGAGTTCCTATGTGGCCCACCTTTTCCTACCGGTCGTCGTGATGGTCGTGGCGCACTCGGCGATCCTCGTCAAGACCCTGATCCTGTCCCTGGACAAGGAGATCGACAGCCCGGCAACACGTTTCCGCATCGCCTCCGGCGCCCCACGTCGAACGGTACTGCTCAGCATCTATCGTCGCGCCCTGCCGACCGCGGTCGCCATGCTGGGCATGGTCTTCGGGCTCCTGCTCGGCGGGGCGGTGGTGCTCGAATCGCTGTTCGGCCTCGGTGGCCTCGGCCAATACGCCGTCGACGCGGTCAAGGCCTCCGACGTCTACGCCCTGCGCTCGTTCCTCGTCGTCACCGCAGGGCTGTGTCTGGCCGCCTACTTCCTCACCGACATCGCCACCGGCCTCCTCGACCCGCGACGCCGTTCCGCCCGAAACCAGGAGATCTGA
- a CDS encoding GntR family transcriptional regulator, with protein sequence MRDLILASIREGSLDLDTQLVEEDLIRMFNSSRAAVRDALNELSDAGFLVRRPRLGTRVHRRDLGLELTAISGIGGESVEIVIREQRLVPNLPLVRTRLNIHDDHVRLVENTFHAFGETIGLRSAYFSASYDADPTELAGIPLTMERTAAEFFGTDPGDAWVSIGAERCDERTGQILGVPAGSTLLMREITYTTSDGAPFQIVFDRFRADFVRFETRHDHRGLA encoded by the coding sequence GTGCGCGACCTCATCTTGGCGTCGATTCGCGAGGGCAGCCTCGATCTCGACACCCAACTCGTCGAGGAGGACCTCATCCGGATGTTCAATTCCAGTCGCGCAGCCGTCCGTGACGCCCTCAACGAATTGAGCGACGCCGGATTCCTGGTACGCAGGCCGCGGCTCGGCACGCGGGTTCATCGTCGTGACCTGGGCCTGGAGCTCACCGCGATCTCCGGGATCGGCGGAGAATCGGTGGAGATCGTGATCCGCGAACAACGACTGGTCCCCAACCTCCCCCTGGTCCGGACCCGACTGAACATCCACGACGACCACGTTCGGCTGGTGGAGAACACATTTCACGCATTTGGTGAAACCATCGGTTTGCGCAGCGCCTATTTCTCGGCGTCCTATGATGCCGACCCCACCGAACTGGCCGGCATACCGCTGACCATGGAACGGACCGCGGCAGAGTTCTTCGGCACCGATCCCGGCGACGCCTGGGTGTCGATCGGCGCGGAGCGCTGCGACGAGCGGACCGGACAGATTCTCGGTGTTCCGGCCGGCAGCACACTGCTCATGCGCGAGATCACCTACACCACCAGTGACGGCGCCCCGTTCCAGATCGTGTTCGATCGATTCCGCGCGGACTTCGTACGGTTCGAGACCCGCCACGATCATCGGGGTCTGGCGTGA
- a CDS encoding aspartate aminotransferase family protein: MGYSNIMDSNSFDGTQPVDPTIAELITDRERVLGPAYRLFYDDPVHLVRGQGTRLFDADGREYLDAYNNVACVGHAHPRVTSAVAEQIGTLNTHTRYLHSGIVDYSIRLLETLPGGIDQIMFCCTGSEANDLALRVAAQYTGARGVIITANAYHGNTAAVTEISPSLSSTIGVGEHVRTVPIPDTHVLTPVDAAQYFAANVAAAAADLQRAGFGVSALIVDTLFSSDGIFVDPRLLGPAVAAVRATGGVFIADEVQPGFGRTGAGMWGFDRHAVVPDLVTMGKPMGNGIPVAAMAASSRVLAPFATAVPYFNTFGGSPVAAAAATAVLDIIEEDKLIENAATVGGELLDGILDVTRDDERVGDVRGSGLYIGVEIVADERTRSPDRVFARRLVNDLRREGILISVCGADSNVLKIRPPLVFSSADVDWLCAGLGRVLG; the protein is encoded by the coding sequence GTGGGCTACTCGAACATCATGGATTCCAACAGTTTTGACGGAACCCAACCCGTCGATCCCACGATCGCCGAGCTCATCACCGACCGCGAGCGAGTCCTCGGACCCGCCTATCGACTGTTCTACGACGATCCGGTACATCTCGTCCGCGGTCAAGGCACCCGGCTGTTCGACGCCGACGGCCGCGAGTATCTCGACGCCTACAACAACGTTGCCTGCGTGGGGCACGCCCATCCACGGGTCACCAGCGCCGTCGCAGAGCAGATCGGCACCCTGAACACCCACACGCGATACCTGCATTCGGGAATCGTCGACTATTCGATCAGGCTGCTGGAGACGTTGCCCGGCGGGATCGATCAGATCATGTTCTGTTGCACCGGTTCCGAGGCCAACGACCTCGCCCTGCGGGTGGCCGCACAGTACACAGGGGCACGCGGGGTGATCATCACCGCCAATGCCTACCACGGCAACACCGCTGCGGTGACCGAGATCTCGCCGTCACTGAGCTCGACCATCGGCGTCGGCGAGCACGTCCGGACCGTGCCCATCCCCGACACCCACGTGCTCACACCGGTGGATGCGGCACAGTACTTTGCCGCAAACGTCGCCGCGGCCGCCGCAGATCTACAGCGGGCCGGCTTCGGGGTGAGCGCGCTGATCGTCGACACGCTGTTCTCCTCCGACGGGATCTTCGTCGACCCCCGTCTGCTCGGACCCGCGGTGGCAGCGGTCCGTGCCACCGGAGGTGTATTCATCGCCGACGAGGTGCAGCCCGGATTCGGACGGACCGGCGCAGGAATGTGGGGCTTCGACCGGCACGCGGTGGTCCCCGACCTCGTCACCATGGGCAAACCCATGGGCAACGGCATTCCCGTGGCGGCAATGGCCGCATCGTCGAGAGTGCTCGCGCCCTTCGCGACGGCGGTCCCCTACTTCAACACCTTCGGTGGGAGTCCGGTGGCGGCAGCGGCCGCCACCGCAGTGCTCGACATCATCGAGGAGGACAAGCTCATCGAGAACGCAGCCACCGTCGGCGGCGAACTCCTCGATGGCATCCTCGACGTCACCCGTGACGACGAGAGGGTGGGTGACGTGCGCGGCAGCGGACTGTACATCGGCGTCGAGATCGTCGCCGACGAGCGCACCCGCAGCCCGGACCGCGTATTCGCCCGACGCCTCGTCAACGATCTTCGTCGTGAAGGCATCCTGATCTCGGTGTGCGGAGCGGACTCGAACGTACTCAAAATCCGCCCACCACTGGTGTTCTCGTCCGCCGACGTCGACTGGCTGTGTGCGGGGCTGGGGAGGGTGTTGGGGTGA
- a CDS encoding ABC transporter permease — MTAADPTVTPTTGTHATADLVIPAATESRRTTAAATGILRRYWGFLPFGVLVLLAVIGPLLAPQSATMVVGPPSVGPSGAHLFGTDSNGFDVFSRTLTGFRLDVMIAIAVTVLATAVAVLIGTFSGMYATSTGVRGFLASTVGRLIDLIQALPVMIAGLVIVSFFGRNAVVITIALSIVVMPFQARLMRTEVMRTRTDGYVTAARMSGESELRVVLRHVIPNSWGPMLENSSAIFGMAIIFCAGLGFLGVGIPLPEAEWGNMLSSGAPDAAVGRWWPALFPALALAYAVWAASTFTTAAGALRRR; from the coding sequence ATGACCGCCGCCGACCCCACTGTCACACCCACGACCGGCACCCACGCCACCGCCGATCTCGTCATCCCGGCCGCCACCGAGAGTCGACGTACCACCGCGGCCGCCACGGGAATCCTGCGTCGCTACTGGGGATTTCTGCCCTTCGGCGTGCTCGTGCTGTTGGCGGTGATCGGACCGCTGCTCGCGCCGCAATCGGCGACGATGGTCGTCGGCCCACCGTCGGTCGGTCCGTCGGGAGCGCACCTGTTCGGCACCGACTCCAACGGTTTCGACGTGTTCTCCCGCACCCTGACCGGCTTCCGCCTCGACGTCATGATCGCCATCGCGGTCACCGTCCTCGCGACCGCGGTGGCGGTGCTCATCGGCACCTTCTCGGGGATGTACGCGACCTCGACGGGCGTCCGCGGGTTCCTCGCCTCGACGGTCGGACGTCTCATCGATCTCATCCAGGCGCTGCCGGTGATGATCGCGGGACTGGTGATCGTGTCGTTCTTCGGCCGCAACGCCGTCGTCATCACGATCGCACTGAGCATCGTGGTGATGCCGTTCCAGGCGCGGCTCATGCGCACCGAGGTGATGCGCACCCGCACCGACGGTTATGTCACCGCCGCCCGCATGAGCGGCGAATCCGAACTGCGCGTCGTGCTTCGACACGTGATCCCCAACTCGTGGGGGCCGATGCTGGAGAACAGTTCGGCGATCTTCGGCATGGCGATCATCTTCTGCGCCGGGCTCGGCTTCCTCGGCGTCGGTATCCCACTCCCCGAAGCGGAATGGGGCAACATGCTCTCCTCCGGCGCACCCGACGCCGCCGTCGGCCGCTGGTGGCCCGCCCTGTTCCCGGCGCTGGCCCTCGCCTACGCCGTCTGGGCCGCCTCGACGTTCACCACCGCGGCAGGCGCCCTTCGCCGCCGCTGA